Proteins encoded together in one Bactrocera neohumeralis isolate Rockhampton chromosome 4, APGP_CSIRO_Bneo_wtdbg2-racon-allhic-juicebox.fasta_v2, whole genome shotgun sequence window:
- the LOC126754414 gene encoding feline leukemia virus subgroup C receptor-related protein 2 isoform X3, protein MCINCEIRRKPDFRYFIKTESSSVYTISNKEQPGSLFWLLRQITEVAEIKLYKRRWVVLFLFVFYSGANAAQWIQYSIINNIIVKYYGINDKWVDWTSMIYMIVYIPLIFPGSWFLDKMGLRITALVGIVGTCIGSWIKVFSVQPDLFYVTFIGQTIVALAQVCILSLPARIAAVWFGPHQVSSACSVGVFGNQLGIAVGFVLPPILVGNSDDLEIIGSDLLFMFYCFAGFTTILMVLMIFFFRDKPPTPPNPKRSIIPAAGTESEASFKRSLKNLAINRNYILLLISYGMNVGVFYAISTLLNPVVLKYYPGHEVDTGRIGLTIVLAGMIGSVVSGVVLDQMRKFKETTLAVYAFSMVGMWVFTFTLETGNIAVVYVTAGLLGFFMTGYLPVGFEFAAELTYPEPEGTSSGLLNAAAQVFGIGFTSLYSELFYSYGDIPADVFMSIMLVLGTLITGFIKPDLRRQNANRENAAPEFTVSAESVQVQSSDVIIIPTEKLKDIST, encoded by the exons TTGCAGAGATCAAACTTTATAAACGCCGCTGGGTCGTTCTATTCCTGTTTGTGTTTTACTCGGGTGCAAATGCGGCTCAATGGATCCAATACAGTATTATCAACAATATTATTGTCAA atattatggCATTAATGATAAGTGGGTGGATTGGACTTCAATGATATACATGATAGTTTATATACCACTAATTTTTCCGGGAAGTTGGTTTCTTGATAAAATG GGGCTGCGGATAACAGCATTGGTCGGCATTGTTGGCACATGTATTGGCTCATGGATTAAAGTATTTTCTGTACAACCGGATCTTTTTTATGTCACATTTATTGGTCAGACTATTGTCGCGCTAGCCCAG gtATGCATATTGTCATTGCCAGCACGCATCGCCGCCGTTTGGTTTGGGCCTCATCAAGTATCGTCAGCGTGTAGCGTGGGAGTATTTGGCAATCAA CTTGGCATTGCTGTTGGTTTTGTGCTCCCTCCAATTTTAGTAGGAAACTCGGATGATCTAGAAATAATCGGGAgtgatttattatttatgttctACTGTTTCGCAGGCTTTACAACCATTTTAATGGTGCTGATGATATTTT TTTTTAGGGATAAGCCGCCGACGCCGCCAAATCCAAAGCGATCTATAATTCCTGCAGCTGGTACAGAGTCTGAAGCATCTTTTAAGCGATCGTTGAAGAATTTGGCTATTAATCGTAATTATATACTGCTTTTAATTTCCTACGGTATGAATGTCGGCGTTTTCTATGCGATATCAACTTTGCTTAACCCA GTTGTGCTCAAATATTATCCGGGACATGAAGTTGATACTGGTCGCATTGGTTTGACTATTGTTCTTGCGGGCATGATCGGCTCTGTTGTAAGCGGTGTGGTCCTGGACCAAATGCGCAAATTTaa aGAAACCACCTTGGCTGTCTATGCCTTCTCTATGGTTGGCATGTGGGTATTTACATTTACCTTAGAAACGGGTAATATCGCTGTGGTCTATGTGACGGCTGGACTTTTGGG ATTCTTCATGACCGGCTATTTGCCAGTTGGTTTCGAGTTCGCCGCAGAGCTTACATATCCTGAACCCGAAGGTACTTCGTCCGGTTTGCTTAATGCAGCTGCCCAAGTATTTGGTATTGGATTCACGTCTCTATATTCAGAATTATTCTATTCCTACGGAGATATTCCAGCCGATGTTTTTATGTCTATTATGCTAGTGTTAGGCACATTAATTACTGGGTTCATAAAACCGGATTTGAGAAGGCAAAATGCAAATCGAGAAAATGCAGCGCCAGAATTCACAGTTTCCGCCGAATCAGTGCAAGTGCAGTCTTCAGACGTTATCATCATCCCAACTGAGAAGCTAAAGGACATTAGTacgtag
- the LOC126754414 gene encoding feline leukemia virus subgroup C receptor-related protein 2 isoform X4, with the protein MTTNQTDLHLKKISGSKHSDAGNVEAHIYRNGLHTNILNSLVAEIKLYKRRWVVLFLFVFYSGANAAQWIQYSIINNIIVKYYGINDKWVDWTSMIYMIVYIPLIFPGSWFLDKMGLRITALVGIVGTCIGSWIKVFSVQPDLFYVTFIGQTIVALAQVCILSLPARIAAVWFGPHQVSSACSVGVFGNQLGIAVGFVLPPILVGNSDDLEIIGSDLLFMFYCFAGFTTILMVLMIFFFRDKPPTPPNPKRSIIPAAGTESEASFKRSLKNLAINRNYILLLISYGMNVGVFYAISTLLNPVVLKYYPGHEVDTGRIGLTIVLAGMIGSVVSGVVLDQMRKFKETTLAVYAFSMVGMWVFTFTLETGNIAVVYVTAGLLGFFMTGYLPVGFEFAAELTYPEPEGTSSGLLNAAAQVFGIGFTSLYSELFYSYGDIPADVFMSIMLVLGTLITGFIKPDLRRQNANRENAAPEFTVSAESVQVQSSDVIIIPTEKLKDIST; encoded by the exons CGCATATTTATAGGAATGgactacatacaaatattttgaattctttaGTTGCAGAGATCAAACTTTATAAACGCCGCTGGGTCGTTCTATTCCTGTTTGTGTTTTACTCGGGTGCAAATGCGGCTCAATGGATCCAATACAGTATTATCAACAATATTATTGTCAA atattatggCATTAATGATAAGTGGGTGGATTGGACTTCAATGATATACATGATAGTTTATATACCACTAATTTTTCCGGGAAGTTGGTTTCTTGATAAAATG GGGCTGCGGATAACAGCATTGGTCGGCATTGTTGGCACATGTATTGGCTCATGGATTAAAGTATTTTCTGTACAACCGGATCTTTTTTATGTCACATTTATTGGTCAGACTATTGTCGCGCTAGCCCAG gtATGCATATTGTCATTGCCAGCACGCATCGCCGCCGTTTGGTTTGGGCCTCATCAAGTATCGTCAGCGTGTAGCGTGGGAGTATTTGGCAATCAA CTTGGCATTGCTGTTGGTTTTGTGCTCCCTCCAATTTTAGTAGGAAACTCGGATGATCTAGAAATAATCGGGAgtgatttattatttatgttctACTGTTTCGCAGGCTTTACAACCATTTTAATGGTGCTGATGATATTTT TTTTTAGGGATAAGCCGCCGACGCCGCCAAATCCAAAGCGATCTATAATTCCTGCAGCTGGTACAGAGTCTGAAGCATCTTTTAAGCGATCGTTGAAGAATTTGGCTATTAATCGTAATTATATACTGCTTTTAATTTCCTACGGTATGAATGTCGGCGTTTTCTATGCGATATCAACTTTGCTTAACCCA GTTGTGCTCAAATATTATCCGGGACATGAAGTTGATACTGGTCGCATTGGTTTGACTATTGTTCTTGCGGGCATGATCGGCTCTGTTGTAAGCGGTGTGGTCCTGGACCAAATGCGCAAATTTaa aGAAACCACCTTGGCTGTCTATGCCTTCTCTATGGTTGGCATGTGGGTATTTACATTTACCTTAGAAACGGGTAATATCGCTGTGGTCTATGTGACGGCTGGACTTTTGGG ATTCTTCATGACCGGCTATTTGCCAGTTGGTTTCGAGTTCGCCGCAGAGCTTACATATCCTGAACCCGAAGGTACTTCGTCCGGTTTGCTTAATGCAGCTGCCCAAGTATTTGGTATTGGATTCACGTCTCTATATTCAGAATTATTCTATTCCTACGGAGATATTCCAGCCGATGTTTTTATGTCTATTATGCTAGTGTTAGGCACATTAATTACTGGGTTCATAAAACCGGATTTGAGAAGGCAAAATGCAAATCGAGAAAATGCAGCGCCAGAATTCACAGTTTCCGCCGAATCAGTGCAAGTGCAGTCTTCAGACGTTATCATCATCCCAACTGAGAAGCTAAAGGACATTAGTacgtag
- the LOC126754414 gene encoding feline leukemia virus subgroup C receptor-related protein 2 isoform X5: MTTNQTDLHLKKISGSKHSDAGNVEVAEIKLYKRRWVVLFLFVFYSGANAAQWIQYSIINNIIVKYYGINDKWVDWTSMIYMIVYIPLIFPGSWFLDKMGLRITALVGIVGTCIGSWIKVFSVQPDLFYVTFIGQTIVALAQVCILSLPARIAAVWFGPHQVSSACSVGVFGNQLGIAVGFVLPPILVGNSDDLEIIGSDLLFMFYCFAGFTTILMVLMIFFFRDKPPTPPNPKRSIIPAAGTESEASFKRSLKNLAINRNYILLLISYGMNVGVFYAISTLLNPVVLKYYPGHEVDTGRIGLTIVLAGMIGSVVSGVVLDQMRKFKETTLAVYAFSMVGMWVFTFTLETGNIAVVYVTAGLLGFFMTGYLPVGFEFAAELTYPEPEGTSSGLLNAAAQVFGIGFTSLYSELFYSYGDIPADVFMSIMLVLGTLITGFIKPDLRRQNANRENAAPEFTVSAESVQVQSSDVIIIPTEKLKDIST, translated from the exons TTGCAGAGATCAAACTTTATAAACGCCGCTGGGTCGTTCTATTCCTGTTTGTGTTTTACTCGGGTGCAAATGCGGCTCAATGGATCCAATACAGTATTATCAACAATATTATTGTCAA atattatggCATTAATGATAAGTGGGTGGATTGGACTTCAATGATATACATGATAGTTTATATACCACTAATTTTTCCGGGAAGTTGGTTTCTTGATAAAATG GGGCTGCGGATAACAGCATTGGTCGGCATTGTTGGCACATGTATTGGCTCATGGATTAAAGTATTTTCTGTACAACCGGATCTTTTTTATGTCACATTTATTGGTCAGACTATTGTCGCGCTAGCCCAG gtATGCATATTGTCATTGCCAGCACGCATCGCCGCCGTTTGGTTTGGGCCTCATCAAGTATCGTCAGCGTGTAGCGTGGGAGTATTTGGCAATCAA CTTGGCATTGCTGTTGGTTTTGTGCTCCCTCCAATTTTAGTAGGAAACTCGGATGATCTAGAAATAATCGGGAgtgatttattatttatgttctACTGTTTCGCAGGCTTTACAACCATTTTAATGGTGCTGATGATATTTT TTTTTAGGGATAAGCCGCCGACGCCGCCAAATCCAAAGCGATCTATAATTCCTGCAGCTGGTACAGAGTCTGAAGCATCTTTTAAGCGATCGTTGAAGAATTTGGCTATTAATCGTAATTATATACTGCTTTTAATTTCCTACGGTATGAATGTCGGCGTTTTCTATGCGATATCAACTTTGCTTAACCCA GTTGTGCTCAAATATTATCCGGGACATGAAGTTGATACTGGTCGCATTGGTTTGACTATTGTTCTTGCGGGCATGATCGGCTCTGTTGTAAGCGGTGTGGTCCTGGACCAAATGCGCAAATTTaa aGAAACCACCTTGGCTGTCTATGCCTTCTCTATGGTTGGCATGTGGGTATTTACATTTACCTTAGAAACGGGTAATATCGCTGTGGTCTATGTGACGGCTGGACTTTTGGG ATTCTTCATGACCGGCTATTTGCCAGTTGGTTTCGAGTTCGCCGCAGAGCTTACATATCCTGAACCCGAAGGTACTTCGTCCGGTTTGCTTAATGCAGCTGCCCAAGTATTTGGTATTGGATTCACGTCTCTATATTCAGAATTATTCTATTCCTACGGAGATATTCCAGCCGATGTTTTTATGTCTATTATGCTAGTGTTAGGCACATTAATTACTGGGTTCATAAAACCGGATTTGAGAAGGCAAAATGCAAATCGAGAAAATGCAGCGCCAGAATTCACAGTTTCCGCCGAATCAGTGCAAGTGCAGTCTTCAGACGTTATCATCATCCCAACTGAGAAGCTAAAGGACATTAGTacgtag
- the LOC126754414 gene encoding feline leukemia virus subgroup C receptor-related protein 2 isoform X6: MLHNVSYYCSSDKFFQILIAEIKLYKRRWVVLFLFVFYSGANAAQWIQYSIINNIIVKYYGINDKWVDWTSMIYMIVYIPLIFPGSWFLDKMGLRITALVGIVGTCIGSWIKVFSVQPDLFYVTFIGQTIVALAQVCILSLPARIAAVWFGPHQVSSACSVGVFGNQLGIAVGFVLPPILVGNSDDLEIIGSDLLFMFYCFAGFTTILMVLMIFFFRDKPPTPPNPKRSIIPAAGTESEASFKRSLKNLAINRNYILLLISYGMNVGVFYAISTLLNPVVLKYYPGHEVDTGRIGLTIVLAGMIGSVVSGVVLDQMRKFKETTLAVYAFSMVGMWVFTFTLETGNIAVVYVTAGLLGFFMTGYLPVGFEFAAELTYPEPEGTSSGLLNAAAQVFGIGFTSLYSELFYSYGDIPADVFMSIMLVLGTLITGFIKPDLRRQNANRENAAPEFTVSAESVQVQSSDVIIIPTEKLKDIST, encoded by the exons TTGCAGAGATCAAACTTTATAAACGCCGCTGGGTCGTTCTATTCCTGTTTGTGTTTTACTCGGGTGCAAATGCGGCTCAATGGATCCAATACAGTATTATCAACAATATTATTGTCAA atattatggCATTAATGATAAGTGGGTGGATTGGACTTCAATGATATACATGATAGTTTATATACCACTAATTTTTCCGGGAAGTTGGTTTCTTGATAAAATG GGGCTGCGGATAACAGCATTGGTCGGCATTGTTGGCACATGTATTGGCTCATGGATTAAAGTATTTTCTGTACAACCGGATCTTTTTTATGTCACATTTATTGGTCAGACTATTGTCGCGCTAGCCCAG gtATGCATATTGTCATTGCCAGCACGCATCGCCGCCGTTTGGTTTGGGCCTCATCAAGTATCGTCAGCGTGTAGCGTGGGAGTATTTGGCAATCAA CTTGGCATTGCTGTTGGTTTTGTGCTCCCTCCAATTTTAGTAGGAAACTCGGATGATCTAGAAATAATCGGGAgtgatttattatttatgttctACTGTTTCGCAGGCTTTACAACCATTTTAATGGTGCTGATGATATTTT TTTTTAGGGATAAGCCGCCGACGCCGCCAAATCCAAAGCGATCTATAATTCCTGCAGCTGGTACAGAGTCTGAAGCATCTTTTAAGCGATCGTTGAAGAATTTGGCTATTAATCGTAATTATATACTGCTTTTAATTTCCTACGGTATGAATGTCGGCGTTTTCTATGCGATATCAACTTTGCTTAACCCA GTTGTGCTCAAATATTATCCGGGACATGAAGTTGATACTGGTCGCATTGGTTTGACTATTGTTCTTGCGGGCATGATCGGCTCTGTTGTAAGCGGTGTGGTCCTGGACCAAATGCGCAAATTTaa aGAAACCACCTTGGCTGTCTATGCCTTCTCTATGGTTGGCATGTGGGTATTTACATTTACCTTAGAAACGGGTAATATCGCTGTGGTCTATGTGACGGCTGGACTTTTGGG ATTCTTCATGACCGGCTATTTGCCAGTTGGTTTCGAGTTCGCCGCAGAGCTTACATATCCTGAACCCGAAGGTACTTCGTCCGGTTTGCTTAATGCAGCTGCCCAAGTATTTGGTATTGGATTCACGTCTCTATATTCAGAATTATTCTATTCCTACGGAGATATTCCAGCCGATGTTTTTATGTCTATTATGCTAGTGTTAGGCACATTAATTACTGGGTTCATAAAACCGGATTTGAGAAGGCAAAATGCAAATCGAGAAAATGCAGCGCCAGAATTCACAGTTTCCGCCGAATCAGTGCAAGTGCAGTCTTCAGACGTTATCATCATCCCAACTGAGAAGCTAAAGGACATTAGTacgtag